In Plantibacter sp. PA-3-X8, one DNA window encodes the following:
- a CDS encoding sugar ABC transporter substrate-binding protein: MRKSRATAAIGLSVVTGLALSACAGGASDGTVTLQMVESLTNPARTEVLKSLIADFEADNPKIKVELISPPTDQADQKITQMLQSGSGVDVLEVRDITVGPFSTNGWLDDMSGELEDWKGWDDLTDNATKYAKGEDGKVYYVPYGFYGLSLFYRTDLIKEAGFDGPPTSWDDLLEQASAIQDPSKNQFGYAFRGGTNANSNVVAAIEAYVADDLDTENAFKLTNGDTIFSAPEALDAVNTYFDLFKEASPPSSVAWGYPEMVEGFSNGSTAFLLQDPEVIATVEQSEAITAEQWSTAPLLTGPTGKAAQPMATAGWGTAASSEHKAEAAKLIEFLSEDKQATTFAQENSLVPIVKSAADSDFYKTGPWASYVTMNENPDTYLSVTQPRGSSWWTEWIQKSDSEIQQVLIGQLTPEKLLAGWDEYWTEKWKSE; encoded by the coding sequence ATGAGGAAGTCACGCGCAACGGCAGCCATCGGCCTGTCCGTCGTCACCGGCCTCGCCCTGTCGGCCTGTGCCGGCGGCGCGAGCGACGGCACCGTCACCCTGCAGATGGTCGAGAGCCTGACCAACCCCGCCCGGACCGAGGTCCTGAAGTCGCTCATCGCGGACTTCGAGGCCGACAACCCGAAGATCAAGGTCGAGCTCATCTCGCCGCCGACCGACCAGGCCGACCAGAAGATCACCCAGATGCTGCAGTCCGGCTCCGGCGTCGATGTGCTCGAGGTCCGCGACATCACCGTCGGCCCCTTCTCCACCAACGGCTGGCTCGACGACATGAGCGGCGAGCTCGAGGACTGGAAGGGCTGGGACGACCTCACCGACAACGCGACGAAGTACGCGAAGGGCGAGGACGGCAAGGTCTACTACGTGCCCTACGGCTTCTACGGGCTGAGCCTGTTCTACCGCACCGACCTCATCAAGGAAGCCGGTTTCGACGGGCCCCCGACGAGCTGGGACGACCTCCTCGAGCAGGCCTCGGCGATCCAGGACCCCTCGAAGAACCAGTTCGGCTACGCCTTCCGTGGCGGCACCAACGCGAACAGCAACGTCGTCGCGGCCATCGAGGCCTACGTCGCCGACGACCTCGACACCGAGAACGCGTTCAAGCTGACGAACGGCGACACGATCTTCTCCGCACCGGAGGCGCTCGATGCCGTCAACACCTACTTCGACCTCTTCAAGGAGGCTTCGCCGCCGTCGTCCGTCGCGTGGGGCTACCCCGAGATGGTCGAAGGCTTCTCGAACGGTTCGACCGCGTTCCTCCTGCAGGACCCGGAGGTCATCGCGACCGTCGAGCAGTCCGAGGCGATCACGGCCGAGCAGTGGAGCACCGCTCCGCTGTTGACCGGTCCGACCGGCAAGGCTGCGCAGCCCATGGCGACCGCCGGCTGGGGCACGGCGGCGTCGAGCGAGCACAAAGCGGAGGCCGCGAAGCTCATCGAGTTCCTCTCCGAGGACAAGCAGGCCACCACCTTCGCCCAGGAGAACAGCCTCGTCCCGATCGTCAAGAGCGCGGCGGACAGCGACTTCTACAAGACCGGCCCGTGGGCCAGCTACGTCACGATGAACGAGAACCCGGACACCTACCTGAGCGTCACGCAGCCGCGCGGCTCCTCCTGGTGGACCGAATGGATCCAGAAGTCCGACTCGGAGATCCAGCAGGTCCTCATCGGCCAGCTGACGCCGGAGAAGCTCCTCGCGGGCTGGGACGAGTACTGGACCGAGAAGTGGAAGAGCGAGTAA
- a CDS encoding carbohydrate ABC transporter permease: protein MTTTTDEAGRTQQRATPTPPAGPSRTAGGRRRRTFTVRRGFGLLAFLAPAFIFVAIFIYYPMIAGSQMAFRNWNLANLTDTSWVGFANFLAVFADPAFGKVVANTVLWVVASIVPQFVIGFGIALWLRRKFRFRGLYQAMIFFPWAISGFLIGILFRWMFNSEFGVINDLLQKVGLIDTPIPWLADPNTAMFAVIVANVWYGVTFFAIMILAALQSVPEDLFEAAALDGAGKARMLFQITIPYIRTTLALTVLLRVIWIFNFPDIIYGMTGGGPANQTHILTTWMIATTQRGDYGRASAIGLIVVAILLVFTAFYLLSMREKKVKA, encoded by the coding sequence ATGACGACCACCACTGACGAAGCGGGTCGCACGCAGCAGCGTGCGACCCCGACACCCCCGGCCGGTCCCTCGCGGACCGCCGGCGGGCGTCGGCGGCGCACCTTCACGGTGCGCCGCGGCTTCGGCCTCCTCGCCTTCCTCGCCCCCGCGTTCATCTTCGTGGCGATCTTCATCTACTACCCGATGATCGCCGGCTCGCAGATGGCGTTCCGCAACTGGAACCTCGCCAACCTCACCGACACGTCGTGGGTGGGATTCGCCAACTTCCTGGCCGTCTTCGCCGACCCGGCCTTCGGCAAGGTCGTCGCGAACACCGTGCTCTGGGTGGTGGCCTCGATCGTCCCGCAGTTCGTCATCGGCTTCGGCATCGCCCTGTGGCTGCGCCGGAAGTTCCGTTTCCGCGGTCTCTACCAGGCGATGATCTTCTTCCCGTGGGCCATCTCGGGCTTCCTCATCGGCATCCTGTTCCGCTGGATGTTCAACAGCGAGTTCGGCGTGATCAACGACCTGCTCCAGAAGGTCGGGCTGATCGACACCCCGATCCCGTGGCTGGCCGACCCGAACACCGCGATGTTCGCCGTCATCGTCGCGAACGTCTGGTACGGCGTCACCTTCTTCGCGATCATGATCCTCGCCGCCCTGCAGTCGGTGCCGGAGGACCTCTTCGAGGCCGCGGCGCTCGACGGCGCGGGCAAGGCGCGCATGCTCTTCCAGATCACGATCCCGTACATCCGCACGACGCTCGCCCTCACGGTGCTGCTCCGCGTCATCTGGATCTTCAACTTCCCCGACATCATCTACGGCATGACGGGCGGCGGTCCGGCGAACCAGACCCACATCCTGACGACCTGGATGATCGCGACCACCCAGCGCGGCGACTACGGCCGGGCCTCCGCGATCGGCCTCATCGTCGTCGCGATCCTGCTGGTGTTCACCGCGTTCTACCTGCTGTCCATGCGTGAGAAGAAGGTGAAGGCATGA
- a CDS encoding carbohydrate ABC transporter permease: MIDQETRTAKVVKFLFLGLWLVITVFPLYWIVVTSFKKPGAIFSYPLTYWPEVFSIENYLGLFSKAQFGTYVVNSLIVATIAAVVATFISMLSAYVLARFEFRSKGAILLAFLATQMIPSFIALGPLYLLMTQLKLVDNRFGLILIYIAVCIPFCTVMLRGFFENIPDALEEAAMIDGCSRFGALFRVLVPVLKPGIVAAFIFNFVNCWNELFLSVTLINSDANKTIPTALNGFITSYNIDWGSMSAAAVLTIIPTMVLFAFASRYIVQGLTAGAVKG; this comes from the coding sequence ATGATCGACCAGGAGACACGGACCGCGAAGGTCGTCAAGTTCCTCTTCCTCGGGCTGTGGCTCGTCATCACGGTGTTCCCGCTGTACTGGATCGTCGTCACCTCGTTCAAGAAGCCGGGCGCGATCTTCTCCTACCCGCTGACGTACTGGCCGGAGGTGTTCTCGATCGAGAACTACCTCGGCCTGTTCAGCAAGGCGCAGTTCGGCACCTACGTCGTCAACAGCCTCATCGTGGCGACGATCGCAGCCGTCGTGGCGACCTTCATCTCGATGCTGTCGGCATACGTGTTGGCGCGGTTCGAGTTCCGGAGCAAGGGGGCGATCCTGCTGGCGTTCCTCGCCACGCAGATGATCCCGTCGTTCATCGCGCTCGGCCCGCTGTACCTGCTGATGACGCAGCTCAAGCTCGTCGACAACCGGTTCGGGCTCATTCTCATCTACATCGCGGTGTGCATCCCGTTCTGCACCGTCATGCTCCGAGGGTTCTTCGAGAACATCCCCGACGCCCTCGAGGAGGCGGCCATGATCGACGGCTGCTCGCGGTTCGGCGCGCTCTTCCGGGTGCTCGTCCCGGTGCTGAAGCCCGGGATCGTGGCGGCGTTCATCTTCAACTTCGTGAACTGTTGGAACGAGCTGTTCCTCTCGGTGACGCTCATCAACAGCGACGCGAACAAGACGATCCCGACGGCGCTCAACGGCTTCATCACGAGCTACAACATCGACTGGGGCTCCATGTCGGCGGCCGCCGTGCTGACGATCATCCCGACGATGGTGCTGTTCGCGTTCGCGAGCCGGTACATCGTGCAGGGCCTGACCGCTGGAGCGGTGAAGGGCTGA
- a CDS encoding NADP-dependent oxidoreductase yields MFGSKQTTRSLRYARYGGPDVLEFIESEMPHPRWGEVVVDVLASGINHIEAFVREGHLAETVPIELPTGQGSDFAGLIREVGTGVEGWKRGDEVIGHSVRGAHATQVVVPASSLVRKPKRVSWEEAGGLYLAGLTALETLDGLHLKQGDTLVISAAAGGVGNIEAQLAKFAGVRVIGTCGERNHDFLREQGVKPVVYGEGMADRIRKLAPEGVTAFIDNFGQDGQELAFELGVPPEKYRSSEDRKAIELAALEPDEEFAAHATKQLQRLAEYAADHALKVVVSAFYPFDLIIDAFEDLERLHARGKIIVGMRPANPERIVKQRDLHDARP; encoded by the coding sequence ATGTTCGGTTCGAAGCAGACGACGAGGTCACTCCGCTATGCCCGCTACGGCGGGCCCGACGTACTCGAGTTCATCGAGTCCGAGATGCCGCATCCCAGATGGGGCGAGGTCGTGGTCGACGTCCTCGCGAGCGGCATCAACCACATCGAGGCGTTCGTCCGCGAGGGGCACCTCGCCGAGACGGTGCCGATCGAGCTGCCGACGGGGCAGGGGAGCGACTTCGCCGGACTGATCCGCGAGGTCGGGACCGGCGTCGAAGGCTGGAAGCGGGGCGACGAGGTGATCGGACACTCCGTCCGCGGCGCCCACGCCACGCAGGTCGTCGTCCCGGCGTCGTCCCTCGTCCGCAAGCCGAAACGGGTGAGTTGGGAGGAGGCCGGCGGGCTCTACCTCGCTGGGCTGACGGCGCTCGAGACGCTCGACGGGCTGCACCTCAAGCAGGGTGACACCCTCGTCATCTCGGCGGCGGCCGGTGGGGTCGGGAACATCGAGGCGCAGCTGGCGAAGTTCGCGGGCGTGCGGGTCATCGGCACGTGCGGTGAGCGCAATCACGACTTCCTGCGGGAGCAGGGCGTCAAGCCGGTCGTCTATGGCGAGGGCATGGCGGATCGGATCCGCAAGCTCGCGCCCGAAGGTGTGACGGCGTTCATCGACAACTTCGGTCAGGACGGCCAGGAGCTCGCGTTCGAGCTCGGTGTTCCACCGGAGAAGTACCGGTCGAGCGAGGATCGGAAGGCCATCGAGCTCGCCGCACTCGAGCCGGACGAGGAGTTCGCCGCGCACGCCACGAAGCAGCTGCAACGCCTCGCGGAGTATGCCGCCGACCACGCGTTGAAGGTCGTCGTCTCGGCGTTCTACCCGTTCGACCTGATCATCGACGCGTTCGAGGATCTCGAGCGGCTGCACGCGCGGGGCAAGATCATCGTCGGTATGCGCCCTGCGAACCCGGAGCGCATCGTCAAGCAGCGAGACCTGCACGACGCCCGACCCTGA
- a CDS encoding YhgE/Pip domain-containing protein yields MSTILNRLERARSGKGITVVSIIGLILVPLVIAGGLVWALWNPAERLGQVTAAIVNDDKPVTVNGQTVPLGRQLSAGLVDGDQKTNYTWVITDASDAKAGLADGSYTAVVTIPENFSKAATSFSGDAADAERARLDVTTSDRSKLVDDAISQTITQTAASLLGRQLTTTYLENVYVGFNTLHDQLGEAADGAKQLSTGGLSLAQGAQQLANGTTQLATGATQLSSGATQLSDGAGQLSNGLSALYAGTQPDASTGSPGLVLGAAKLAGGAKELADRVSQLSTAADGTAAATTQVAQQLALLSAGCAASGASETYCEGIAQLATTSDVIANGGSLDPSNPSVEYPGTTALAAGTAAIASGAQELSTGAATFSASLPTLVDGIATINAAAAQVASGASALADGAAQSATGTTQLADASNQLASGAGTLSGGITSLASGLQSAVDSLPTYTSSDRQTLADVVADPVSAGDSATVSFGTNSAPFYAVLALWLGALASFLVLRPVPTRAFGSTRSSLRLALGAFVPAGAIGMLQGLLVAVITAPLLDLDAGGWLAFAGIAVLAGLVFAAANQALNALFGGAGRFISMIVAIIGLATGIIATVPQVLDQILTFLPIAPALGGLQAIAIGDTGAAAGVVGLVLWLFGSLAATTFAIARARTTSVKALVPAVA; encoded by the coding sequence ATGAGCACCATCCTGAACCGCCTCGAACGGGCCCGCTCCGGCAAGGGCATCACGGTCGTCTCGATCATCGGCCTCATCCTCGTGCCGCTCGTCATCGCCGGCGGACTCGTCTGGGCGCTGTGGAACCCGGCGGAACGACTCGGTCAGGTGACCGCCGCCATCGTGAACGACGACAAGCCGGTGACCGTCAACGGCCAGACCGTGCCGCTCGGACGCCAGCTCTCCGCGGGCCTCGTCGACGGCGACCAGAAGACCAACTACACCTGGGTCATCACCGACGCGTCCGACGCGAAGGCGGGCCTCGCCGACGGTTCGTACACGGCCGTCGTGACGATCCCGGAGAACTTCTCGAAGGCGGCGACCTCGTTCTCGGGCGACGCCGCCGACGCCGAGCGCGCCCGCCTCGACGTCACGACGAGCGACCGCAGCAAGCTCGTCGACGACGCCATCTCCCAGACGATCACGCAGACCGCGGCCTCGCTCCTCGGTCGGCAGCTCACCACCACCTACCTCGAGAACGTCTACGTCGGGTTCAACACCCTCCACGACCAGCTCGGTGAGGCCGCCGACGGTGCGAAGCAGCTCTCGACGGGCGGACTCTCGCTCGCGCAGGGTGCGCAGCAACTCGCGAACGGCACCACGCAGCTCGCCACGGGCGCGACGCAGTTGTCGTCGGGTGCGACGCAGCTGAGTGACGGGGCCGGGCAGTTGTCGAACGGTCTCTCCGCGCTGTACGCCGGCACACAGCCCGACGCATCGACCGGCAGCCCCGGGCTCGTCCTCGGTGCAGCAAAGCTTGCCGGCGGTGCGAAGGAGCTGGCGGACCGCGTCTCGCAGCTCTCGACCGCCGCAGACGGCACGGCAGCCGCGACCACGCAAGTGGCACAGCAGCTCGCACTGCTCAGCGCCGGATGCGCCGCCTCCGGCGCGTCCGAGACGTACTGCGAGGGAATCGCGCAACTCGCCACGACCAGCGACGTGATCGCGAACGGCGGTTCCCTCGATCCCTCGAACCCATCGGTCGAGTACCCGGGGACCACGGCACTCGCGGCTGGAACCGCGGCGATCGCCTCCGGAGCGCAGGAACTCTCGACCGGTGCGGCGACCTTCTCCGCAAGCCTTCCCACGCTGGTGGACGGCATCGCCACCATCAACGCCGCTGCGGCACAGGTCGCGTCGGGTGCATCCGCCCTCGCCGACGGCGCCGCGCAGTCGGCGACCGGCACGACCCAGCTCGCCGACGCGTCGAACCAGCTTGCTTCGGGCGCCGGAACGTTGTCCGGCGGGATCACCTCGCTCGCGTCCGGGCTGCAGAGCGCGGTCGACAGCCTGCCGACCTACACGAGCTCCGACCGGCAGACGCTCGCGGACGTCGTCGCCGACCCGGTCTCGGCCGGCGATTCGGCGACGGTGTCCTTCGGCACGAACAGCGCTCCCTTCTACGCGGTCCTCGCGCTGTGGCTCGGCGCGCTCGCGAGCTTCCTCGTGCTGCGACCGGTGCCCACGCGGGCGTTCGGATCCACCCGCTCATCGCTGCGGCTCGCGCTCGGTGCCTTCGTGCCGGCGGGGGCGATCGGGATGCTGCAGGGCCTGCTCGTCGCCGTGATCACCGCACCGCTGCTCGACCTCGACGCGGGCGGCTGGCTCGCCTTCGCCGGGATCGCCGTGCTCGCGGGCCTCGTGTTCGCCGCGGCGAACCAAGCCCTCAACGCCCTCTTCGGCGGTGCGGGACGGTTCATCTCGATGATCGTCGCCATCATCGGCCTGGCGACCGGGATCATCGCGACGGTTCCCCAGGTGCTCGACCAGATCCTCACCTTCCTGCCGATCGCACCGGCGCTCGGTGGCCTGCAGGCGATCGCGATCGGCGACACGGGAGCAGCGGCCGGCGTCGTCGGCCTCGTCCTCTGGCTCTTCGGATCGCTCGCAGCGACGACGTTCGCGATCGCCCGGGCGAGGACCACCTCGGTGAAGGCGCTCGTCCCGGCCGTCGCCTGA
- a CDS encoding MMPL family transporter has protein sequence MSSLLYTLGRWAFGARKLVLILWIAVLALAGGGALLFNQGTDNAFSIPGTESQEALDSLDHTFPQVAGASAQIIVVAPKGDTVADAGVRSAIDDAVTALGDIGQVEQAVSPFDENVTGAVSEDQRAALISIQFDGAQTDITAATISDVEDAEASLAKALPAGAESSLGGQLFSNSLPTLSVIELVGVVVALVVLILTFGSFLAAGMPLITALLGVGISMALIFVATVFGPISSTTPMLALMLGLAVGIDYALFIISRHQDGLRSGLDPAESAARATATAGSAVIFAGLTVIIALLGLAVANIPFLTTMGVAAAVGVAIAVVISLTLIPAMLGFAGERLRPKAKRARKRAAARGAAEPVDGPQDSVPAHHTAVPEHHHAVPEHRTAAPEHNTAVPEPVEGHPNRFFLGWVRGVTRLPIVTIVAVVAVLGALAIPALSLRLALPDAGSLPEGDGARTTYDLVSEHFGEGFNGPLIVTGGIVGSTDPLGLMADLKQEIEGLDGVAAVPLATPNATADTGIIQVIPSGSPDSQATKDLVAEIRGLHQYFQDEYDVDLQVTGFTAIGIDISDRLGGALLPFGLIVVGLSLVLLTMVFRSIWVPIKATLGYLLSVAASFGVVALVFEHGVFAEALHVARTGPVISFMPIILMGVLFGLAMDYEVFLVSRMREDFVHSGLARRSVETGFLGSAKVVTAAAVIMFAVFAAFVPEGDTNIKPIALGLAVGVFVDAFIVRMTLVPAVLALLGDHAWYLPKWLDRILPSFDVEGEGLQRELELREWRNGDEVAIAAAGVTLAGADGPLYEDVDTTVAVGGVLAVQGARPVSVTALLLTLAGRLEPDHGRLKVAGLVLPVRAGAVRSRVAYVRLDHGEPVGTLASALAERPAVIVLDGVDTVPDDDTRRGLYEHLLTATRAAERSRRPLTIVVGTADATSLADVLPTAAPEVLDLDRAANSSTPTAIAESKVDA, from the coding sequence GTGTCCTCACTGCTCTACACCCTCGGCCGCTGGGCGTTCGGCGCCCGCAAGCTCGTGCTGATCCTCTGGATCGCCGTGCTCGCCCTCGCGGGTGGCGGCGCGCTGCTCTTCAACCAGGGAACCGACAACGCCTTCTCCATCCCCGGCACGGAGTCGCAGGAGGCGCTCGACTCGCTCGACCACACCTTCCCGCAGGTGGCCGGTGCCTCGGCACAGATCATCGTCGTCGCACCGAAGGGCGACACCGTCGCGGACGCCGGGGTCCGGTCGGCGATCGACGACGCCGTCACCGCCCTGGGCGACATCGGGCAGGTCGAGCAGGCGGTCTCCCCCTTCGACGAGAACGTGACGGGGGCGGTCTCGGAGGATCAGCGGGCGGCGCTCATCTCGATCCAGTTCGACGGCGCGCAGACCGACATCACCGCCGCCACGATCAGCGACGTGGAGGACGCCGAGGCGAGCCTGGCGAAAGCACTCCCGGCCGGCGCGGAGTCCTCTCTCGGCGGGCAGCTCTTCAGCAACAGCCTCCCGACACTGAGTGTCATCGAGCTCGTCGGCGTGGTCGTCGCGCTCGTCGTCCTCATCCTCACCTTCGGCTCCTTCCTCGCCGCGGGTATGCCACTCATCACCGCACTGCTCGGGGTCGGCATCTCGATGGCGCTCATCTTCGTGGCGACGGTCTTCGGGCCGATCTCCTCCACGACGCCGATGCTGGCGCTCATGCTCGGACTCGCCGTCGGGATCGACTACGCGCTGTTCATCATCTCGAGACACCAGGACGGCCTGCGCAGCGGGCTCGACCCGGCCGAATCAGCCGCCCGCGCGACCGCGACGGCCGGTTCCGCCGTCATCTTCGCGGGCCTCACGGTCATCATCGCCCTCCTCGGGCTCGCGGTCGCGAACATCCCGTTCCTCACGACGATGGGTGTCGCCGCGGCTGTCGGTGTCGCGATCGCGGTCGTCATCTCGCTCACCCTCATCCCGGCCATGCTCGGCTTCGCCGGCGAACGCCTCCGGCCCAAGGCGAAGCGGGCCAGGAAGCGCGCGGCGGCCCGGGGCGCTGCCGAGCCGGTCGACGGCCCACAGGACTCGGTCCCCGCGCACCACACCGCGGTCCCTGAGCACCACCACGCGGTCCCTGAGCACCGCACCGCTGCCCCTGAGCACAACACCGCGGTCCCTGAGCCTGTCGAAGGGCACCCCAACCGCTTCTTCCTCGGCTGGGTGCGCGGCGTCACGCGACTCCCCATCGTCACGATCGTCGCCGTCGTCGCCGTCCTGGGCGCCCTCGCCATCCCCGCCCTGTCACTCCGACTCGCGCTCCCCGACGCCGGTTCCCTGCCGGAGGGCGACGGAGCCCGCACGACGTACGACCTCGTCTCCGAGCACTTCGGTGAGGGCTTCAACGGGCCACTCATCGTCACCGGCGGCATCGTCGGCAGTACCGACCCGCTCGGACTCATGGCCGACCTCAAGCAGGAGATCGAGGGACTCGACGGCGTCGCCGCCGTCCCGCTCGCCACCCCCAACGCGACGGCCGACACCGGGATCATCCAGGTCATCCCGAGCGGCAGTCCCGACTCCCAGGCGACGAAGGACCTCGTCGCCGAGATCCGAGGACTGCACCAGTACTTCCAGGACGAGTACGACGTCGACCTCCAGGTCACCGGGTTCACGGCCATCGGGATCGACATCTCCGACCGCCTCGGCGGCGCCCTCCTCCCCTTCGGTCTGATCGTCGTCGGCCTGTCGCTCGTGCTCCTGACGATGGTCTTCCGCTCCATCTGGGTACCGATCAAGGCGACCCTCGGCTACCTGCTGTCGGTAGCCGCGTCGTTCGGCGTCGTGGCCCTCGTCTTCGAGCACGGCGTGTTCGCCGAGGCCCTCCACGTCGCGAGGACCGGTCCGGTGATCAGCTTCATGCCGATCATCCTCATGGGTGTCCTGTTCGGACTCGCGATGGACTACGAGGTCTTCCTCGTCTCCCGGATGCGCGAGGACTTCGTCCATTCGGGACTCGCGAGGCGGTCCGTCGAGACCGGCTTCCTCGGCTCGGCGAAGGTCGTCACCGCCGCCGCCGTCATCATGTTCGCGGTCTTCGCCGCCTTCGTGCCGGAGGGCGACACGAACATCAAGCCGATCGCCCTCGGGCTCGCGGTCGGCGTCTTCGTCGACGCGTTCATCGTGCGCATGACCCTCGTGCCGGCGGTGCTCGCGCTCCTCGGCGACCACGCCTGGTACCTGCCGAAGTGGCTCGACCGCATCCTGCCGTCGTTCGACGTCGAGGGCGAGGGCCTGCAGCGCGAACTCGAGCTGCGCGAGTGGCGCAACGGTGACGAGGTCGCCATCGCCGCCGCCGGGGTCACCCTGGCCGGCGCGGACGGCCCGCTGTACGAGGACGTCGACACGACGGTCGCCGTCGGTGGCGTGCTCGCGGTGCAGGGCGCGCGCCCGGTTTCGGTCACCGCCCTCCTGCTGACGCTGGCCGGTCGCCTCGAACCCGACCACGGTCGACTCAAGGTCGCCGGCCTGGTCCTGCCGGTCCGCGCCGGGGCCGTCCGGTCCCGCGTCGCGTACGTCCGTCTCGACCACGGCGAACCCGTCGGGACGCTCGCTTCGGCGCTGGCCGAACGCCCGGCCGTCATCGTCCTCGATGGGGTCGACACCGTGCCGGACGACGACACGAGACGCGGACTGTACGAGCACCTCCTGACGGCGACCAGAGCCGCGGAACGCTCGCGTCGGCCGCTCACGATCGTCGTCGGCACCGCGGACGCGACCTCGCTCGCCGACGTCCTGCCGACCGCGGCGCCGGAGGTACTCGACCTCGACCGCGCCGCCAACTCCTCAACTCCCACCGCCATCGCTGAATCGAAGGTCGACGCATGA
- a CDS encoding TetR/AcrR family transcriptional regulator, whose amino-acid sequence MRVHEAVESPSDEAPVESARRQRTRERLVDAAYEVFAEFGVHAASVEQISERAGFTRGAFYSNFDSKEELFFALESRENQLRLDRLEAGLQAVSPSLLDAAGRYTEGSLEALIRAFLELQPDDRRWCLVQSEFRMLAMRDADVAARYLQHQESAGRQLAAWLDQAAGLAHVRFTIPTPDIANIVVALYESAIQTAVLMDPDGDEGSPRELAMRTLPAIVRALTESVTD is encoded by the coding sequence ATGCGCGTGCACGAAGCGGTCGAGTCCCCGAGCGACGAGGCTCCGGTCGAGTCCGCGCGTCGGCAGCGGACACGCGAGCGGCTCGTCGACGCCGCCTACGAGGTCTTCGCCGAGTTCGGCGTCCACGCGGCGTCCGTCGAGCAGATCAGTGAGCGCGCGGGCTTCACCCGTGGCGCCTTCTACTCCAACTTCGATTCGAAGGAGGAGTTGTTCTTCGCCCTCGAATCACGCGAGAACCAGCTCCGACTCGATCGTCTGGAGGCCGGACTGCAGGCGGTCAGCCCGTCGCTCCTCGATGCAGCGGGCCGGTACACCGAGGGCTCGCTCGAGGCCCTGATCCGTGCCTTCCTCGAACTCCAGCCGGACGACCGCCGCTGGTGCCTCGTGCAGTCGGAGTTCCGGATGCTGGCGATGCGCGACGCCGACGTCGCAGCCCGCTACCTCCAGCACCAGGAGAGTGCCGGCCGCCAGCTCGCCGCGTGGCTCGACCAGGCGGCCGGACTCGCACACGTCCGGTTCACGATCCCGACGCCCGACATCGCGAACATCGTCGTCGCCCTCTACGAGTCGGCCATCCAGACGGCCGTGCTCATGGACCCGGACGGCGATGAGGGCTCACCGCGCGAGCTCGCGATGCGCACGCTCCCGGCCATCGTCCGCGCCCTGACCGAGTCGGTCACCGACTGA
- a CDS encoding VOC family protein: MDIRLENVGIAVRDLEATIAFFTDLGLTVLGRDTVSGEWADTAVGLDGNHARIAMLQTPDGHGRLELFEYLHPDAIETEPTLPNEIGMHRVAFAVDDIDEALAIAARHGCFPLRGVADYQGVYKLSYVRGPSGIIVMLAQALQPDRSGESA, encoded by the coding sequence ATGGACATCAGACTCGAGAACGTCGGGATCGCGGTCCGCGATCTCGAGGCGACGATCGCCTTCTTCACCGACCTCGGCCTCACCGTACTCGGCCGCGACACGGTGAGCGGCGAGTGGGCCGACACGGCCGTGGGCCTCGACGGCAATCACGCCAGGATCGCGATGTTGCAGACGCCGGACGGTCACGGACGCCTCGAACTCTTCGAGTACCTCCACCCGGACGCGATCGAGACTGAGCCGACACTGCCGAACGAGATCGGCATGCACCGCGTCGCATTCGCCGTCGACGACATCGACGAGGCGCTGGCGATCGCCGCCAGACACGGCTGCTTCCCGCTCCGTGGCGTGGCGGACTATCAGGGCGTCTACAAGCTCAGCTACGTGCGCGGGCCGAGCGGCATCATCGTCATGCTGGCCCAGGCGCTGCAGCCGGATCGATCCGGCGAGTCCGCCTGA